The Tolypothrix sp. PCC 7712 region AAAACTAACAGTACGAAACTGGTATAATTTTAAGATTACAATTTGTAGATAATTCTCACCATTATTTGTTTTTTTACATCAAACTCAGAAAAATTTAATTACATAATATCGTGCAATTTTCATGAATACAAATAACTCAAATTTTAACTCTTGGATAATTTGCCCTCAGCCTAAGCCACAAGCCAATTTACGTTTATTTTGCTTTCCCTATGCGGGTGGAAGCTCTTTAATTTTTCGTACTTGGTCAAATTCTCTATCATCAAATATAGAAGTTTGTGCAGTTGAAATTCCTGGTAGAGGCAGACAAATTCAGTTTCCACCATTCAGTAAAATAGAACCGCTTGTAGATGCGATCGCATCCCATATCTACCCATACTTAGATAAACCCTTTGCCTTTCTTGGTCATAGTATGGGTGCTTGGATCAGCTTTGAATTAACACGTTTACTCCGCAGAAAGTATGGGATTATCCCAGTAAATTTATTTATATCTGCTCGTCGCGCCCCACACTTACCTAGCTCAGAAGCAGTAATCCATAACCTTCCAGAAGCAGATTTTATAGAAGAATTGCGCCACCTCAATGGTACACCATCAGAAGTGTTAGAAAATGCAGAACTTATGGAGCTATTTCTGCCAATTTTAAGGGCTGATTTTGCAGTTCTCGAAACTTACATTTATACTCCTGAATCACCTTTAGAATGTCCCATTATCGCTTTTGGTGGATTAGAAGATGCAAGAGTTAGTTTTGATGAACTACAAGCATGGCAAGAGCATACCAAAGCTGATTTTTCGTTACATATGTTCCCCGGAGATCACTTTTTTATAAATTCTGCCCAACTTCCTTTATTAGAAACATTAACTAAATACTTATCTAATAAATTACCAACTTGATTTTTAATTTAAAAGGTATTAATTAAAAAATATCAATGACTAATACCATTTTGAAAAAAGAACGCGATAGATGAGTAGGGGCACGGCACCAGTAAGATATTTGATATGCCAAAAGATTGAGGATGCCGTGCCCTTACAAAGGATTTATCTGCCGCCAACATTATTTGATTTGGTATAACCGAATTAGTAGAAGCTCTACTACGAATTCATAATTATTTACTTATAGCCCAATTTTATCAGTCCAAAATTTATACAAATTTGTATAAAGAATGCGACAGATTGTAGGGGCACGGCAGTGCCCATAAGTGTCAAGTTCGCCTAATTCCAAATCACCTCAATACTGCTCGGTTAAGGATTTTCAACTCTTAATTTGGTTTGGGGAAAAGGTGAAAGGGTTTTTGCTTACCCCTTTTCCCCTTCCCCTTTTACCCTTAACCAACAAGTATTGCAAATCACCCTACTGTGATGCATCTGGGCTAGGTGCAGCCACAGGAGCAGGCTGACTGCTCCGACGCAGAGCATTTCGTAAACGACTAGCACTATCTGATGGTTGCGAAGATGGTTGCACAGTGCGTCGCCGTCTTCTCAGACGTTGTGGTGTTTCTCCTGATGTTCTCACATCAGCCGTAACTTCCCGTTGTCTGCGTCGCAGACGATTTCCAATAGAATTTTCTCCTTCAGAACTTCTTACCCTTGTTGGTGTTGCTTCTGCGGTATTAGCGCGCTGCAATCTCCGGTTGAGTCTTGATTCTCTACTACTAGCAGTGCTTTGCTGTCTGGTTGATGTTACAGGAACATCGTTACCCCCAGCCACCGCAGCTTCTATACGCCGCCTGCGCCGTGGTGTTTCTTCACCAGAGTTGTTATTTGAAGAAGCTGCTGTTTGTTGTTTTCTTTGGCGTTCTTCTCGTTCCTGCTGCTGCTTCCTAACTTGGCTGTGGCGACGTGAACCTTGTATTGCATACTCTGTAGCTATTTGGACTCCTTGTCTACCACTTTCAGAGGGCTTGAGTTTCCAGTTCCTAGCTTGGCGGAGATGTTCTTCATCTAAGTCTCTATCACCACTGGAACCAATCAGTCTGACATTAGTAACTTTCCCATTAGAGTCTGTATCAACAGCTACGGCAACTCTTCCTTCTGCTTTACGCCGTCTAGCTCTTTCGGAGTATCTAACATTACATTCTTCACAAGCTGCTCGACCATCACCACTACTGGGTAATTTTGGCGTTGTGGATGTGGTAGCTACTCGTTCTCCTCCATTATTGCCACTGCCGACACCAGAACCATTACCGCTACCTGTACCAGAACCGGAACCACTACCGACACCAGAACCGCTACCTCTGCCAATACCTGAGCCGGAACCACTACCGATACCGGAACCACTGCCACTGCCAATGCCAGAACCTGTACCGCTACCAATACCAGAACCGTTACCCGTACCAGAACCGCCAATACTGCCAATTCCGTTACCAGTTAAAACTGATGTACCGCCGCCACCCCCGCCACCACCACCACCAGGCGCACCATTTCCTGGTGTTGTGGAAGTGCTGACGTTATTAGTAGCAACCGACTGACTCCTACTAGAGTCTCTAATACCTCGCAGAGTATCGCGTAAATTACTGCCGGAATTACTGGAATTAGTAGGATTTGCGTTATTTACAGCAACAGATTTTGCTGGAACTGGGTCAACAGGCTTCTGGGCGACATTGGTTTCTGGTTTTACTGGCTGAACTTGAGGTTTTATTGGCTCGATAGGTTTCCGCAAATTCTCTACCAACTTTTGAATGGGTGGCTCTGCGACAACAGGTTGCTTAGGCTGTGGAGGTGGTAATTCCACTTTGGCAGGAAGCGGAACTGGTTTTACTGGGTTCTCAGGTTTGACAATAGTTTCAGTTTTAGAATTATTCGTTGAACTTGTCAGAACCTCTGCTTTTTCGTTAACTTCAAGCTTTTGGGGAGACTGCTCCGGCTTTTTATCTTCTGGGGTGTCGATAACTGTGACCTCGATTGGTTCCTCTTCAACTGGAGACACTCTGGAAAAGTAATTACCAATCCCAGAAGCGAGTACCGCTACATGAAAGCCGAGGGAACCTATTAGGCTCAAAACCAGAAAACCTTTAAGCGCCTTTGTCTCTTTCTCACGCTGCTCGAAAGTAGTGCCGGAGAAGCTCATAAGTATATTGCCATCTATTCTCACTAAAAAGGTTAAAGTGTCAGGGTGCAAAAGTCAATCAATATCTATAAATATTCTGACATTGCTTTTGCGTAAGTTTTTCAAATATTGGCGACGAAAAACTGTTAAATAAGAGCAATTGCATCACTAACACTTGAATAATTTACTAATTCGCTGTCATTATATTTTCACATCATGTTGAGAAGTATTCGCAGTACTATATAATTCTCAGTTGAGAGTATATCTCAACTCCACTGGAAACTGACGGCATCAGCATATCCATTGAAATTGAACTAAAGGATTTATGGGGATAAAAAATTTATTTGCTGCGGGTGGCGTGGTTATGTGGCCCCTGCTGGCTTTCTCTGTTGTGGCGTTAGCTTTGATTGTTGAGCGTGTGCGGTTTTGGTATCGAGTCAATACTCGCCAAGCCAAGGTAGTACGAGAGATTCTCAATCTCTATCGGATGGATAATGTGGTGGGAGCTATTGAAAAGTCCCGTCAGAATGCAAATTTACCGATTCCCCGGATTTTCCTTGCAGCGTTGGAATTAGAAGAACCGACTCCAGAAGAGTTTCGCTTGGCGTTAGAAAGTGAAGCACAAGCGGAACTACCAATTATCAAACGTTTCAACACAATTTTTGACACAATCATCGGACTTTCGCCACTATTTGGCTTGTTGGGTACGGTATTGGGTTTGATTGTTTCATTCGCTTCCCTCAACCTTGGTGATGTTGGTGGGACAAAAACTGCAGGTGTGACATCAGGGATTAGTGAAGCGCTTGTTTCCACAGCTTCCGGTTTAATTGTGGCAATTTTTACCCTGTTCTTTGCTAATTCTTTCCGAGGATTGGCTCAACGTCAAACTGGCTTGATTCAAGAATATGGTGGGCAATTAGAACTGTTGTACCGCCGTCGTTATGAACGAGGAGACAAAGTCTATGCGTCTACAAGATGAACCGGATCTACCCGCACAGATTAATATTGTGCCGATGATTGATGTCATCTTTGCTATTCTGACGTTTTTCATCATGTCTACCCTTTTTCTTACACGCCAAGAGGGATTACCCGTCAACTTACCTCAAGCTGCAACTTCCCAACAGTCACAAGTTCCCACCAAAGTAACTGTGACAGTCGAATCAGACGGCAAAATTAGCTTAAATAAACAGCCAACAACAGTTGATGCACTCACAGAACAGATACGTGCTTTGGTTGGTTCTACTCCAGACACAATTGTTGTGATTAACGCCGATCGCAAAGTTGAACATGGGGAGATTGTGACGATTATGGATCAAGTGCGTCAAGTTAAAGGTGCAAGGTTAGCTATTGCAACTCAAAAGCCTTAGTTAGGGGTTTGGTAATTGGTAATTGGTAGTTGGTAATTGGTAATTGGTAATTGGTAATTGCTAATGGGGATCGAGAATTTATCCTCTGCTTCCTCATCTCATATCCTACGGGTACTCCTACGAAGAACTCGCAGAGCAGGCGCTTTGTTTCTACCTACATCTCCCTAGTCCCCAGTCCCTAGTCCCCAATCCCCAACTTCCATGAACAGAAAATTGTCGAGATTTTTAGCCTTTATCCTCTGTGCAATTTTAGTTGTAGTTTTGGGCAATAACAGTTTTGCAACTGCGCCGAGAACTACAGAAATATTGTGGGATACCTACGGTATACCGCATATATATGGTAAAGATGTTCAAAGTGCTTTTCGGGCGTTTGGTTGGGCGCAGATGCAAAGTCACGCTAACTTGCTGTTGCGCCTTTATGGTCAAGCTAGGGGAAAAGCAGCCGAGTACTGGGGAGAAGATTATTTAGAGTCTGATAAATGGGTAGTAACGATGGGAGTACCTAATCGTGCTAATTCTTGGTATCAGGCACAAAGTCCAGCTTTTAAAGGTTATATAAATGCCTTTGCTAATGGGATAAATACTTATGCAAAAGCACATCCTGATTTAATTGATGATGATGTCGAAATTGTATTACCTGTAAAGCCAGAAGATGTATTGGCACACTTGCAAAGAGTGCTGTACTTTACTTTTATTGTTAACCAAGACCAAGTAGCAGATAATACTCAAACTCAACCGAAAGCTGGTTCTAATGGATGGGCGATCGCACCGAAACATTCTGCAAGTGGTAAAGCAATGTTACTGGCAAACCCCCACTTGTTATGGTCAGATTTGTTTCTTTGGTATGAAGCACAACTAACGGCCCCAGGGATGAATGCTTATGGCGCAACCTTGGTAGGAATTCCAGTATTAGCGATCGCCTTTAACGATAATTTAGGTTGGACTCACACCGTCAATACCCATGATGGTTGGGATCTGTATGAATTGAAGTTGGCTGATGGCGGTTATCTTTTAGATGACAAAGTCCGTCCCTTCACCACAGAAAACTTTTTGTTAAAGGTTAAACAAAAAAACGGCTCCCTCGTTGAACAACCTTTGTTGGTCAAAAGTTCCGTTCAAGGTGCAGTAGTACAAGAAAAAGAGGGTAAAGCTTTAGCACTGCGGGTTGTAGGCTTAGACCGTCCTGGGGTGTTGGAACAGTGGTGGGATATGGCGGCTTCCCAGAACCTTGACCAATTTCAAAGAATATTACAACGCTTACAACTGCCAATGTTTACCGTCATGTATGCAGACCGAGAAGGGCATATCATGCACCTATTCAACGGTTTGGTACCGATTCGGCAACAGGGAGACTTTCAATATTGGCAAGGCTTAATTCCTGGTGATACCTCCAAAACTTTATGGACAAAAATGCACCCGTACCAGGATT contains the following coding sequences:
- a CDS encoding thioesterase II family protein; translation: MNTNNSNFNSWIICPQPKPQANLRLFCFPYAGGSSLIFRTWSNSLSSNIEVCAVEIPGRGRQIQFPPFSKIEPLVDAIASHIYPYLDKPFAFLGHSMGAWISFELTRLLRRKYGIIPVNLFISARRAPHLPSSEAVIHNLPEADFIEELRHLNGTPSEVLENAELMELFLPILRADFAVLETYIYTPESPLECPIIAFGGLEDARVSFDELQAWQEHTKADFSLHMFPGDHFFINSAQLPLLETLTKYLSNKLPT
- a CDS encoding energy transducer TonB; the encoded protein is MSFSGTTFEQREKETKALKGFLVLSLIGSLGFHVAVLASGIGNYFSRVSPVEEEPIEVTVIDTPEDKKPEQSPQKLEVNEKAEVLTSSTNNSKTETIVKPENPVKPVPLPAKVELPPPQPKQPVVAEPPIQKLVENLRKPIEPIKPQVQPVKPETNVAQKPVDPVPAKSVAVNNANPTNSSNSGSNLRDTLRGIRDSSRSQSVATNNVSTSTTPGNGAPGGGGGGGGGGTSVLTGNGIGSIGGSGTGNGSGIGSGTGSGIGSGSGSGIGSGSGSGIGRGSGSGVGSGSGSGTGSGNGSGVGSGNNGGERVATTSTTPKLPSSGDGRAACEECNVRYSERARRRKAEGRVAVAVDTDSNGKVTNVRLIGSSGDRDLDEEHLRQARNWKLKPSESGRQGVQIATEYAIQGSRRHSQVRKQQQEREERQRKQQTAASSNNNSGEETPRRRRRIEAAVAGGNDVPVTSTRQQSTASSRESRLNRRLQRANTAEATPTRVRSSEGENSIGNRLRRRQREVTADVRTSGETPQRLRRRRRTVQPSSQPSDSASRLRNALRRSSQPAPVAAPSPDASQ
- a CDS encoding MotA/TolQ/ExbB proton channel family protein, producing the protein MGIKNLFAAGGVVMWPLLAFSVVALALIVERVRFWYRVNTRQAKVVREILNLYRMDNVVGAIEKSRQNANLPIPRIFLAALELEEPTPEEFRLALESEAQAELPIIKRFNTIFDTIIGLSPLFGLLGTVLGLIVSFASLNLGDVGGTKTAGVTSGISEALVSTASGLIVAIFTLFFANSFRGLAQRQTGLIQEYGGQLELLYRRRYERGDKVYASTR
- a CDS encoding ExbD/TolR family protein, yielding MRLQDEPDLPAQINIVPMIDVIFAILTFFIMSTLFLTRQEGLPVNLPQAATSQQSQVPTKVTVTVESDGKISLNKQPTTVDALTEQIRALVGSTPDTIVVINADRKVEHGEIVTIMDQVRQVKGARLAIATQKP
- a CDS encoding acylase, with the protein product MNRKLSRFLAFILCAILVVVLGNNSFATAPRTTEILWDTYGIPHIYGKDVQSAFRAFGWAQMQSHANLLLRLYGQARGKAAEYWGEDYLESDKWVVTMGVPNRANSWYQAQSPAFKGYINAFANGINTYAKAHPDLIDDDVEIVLPVKPEDVLAHLQRVLYFTFIVNQDQVADNTQTQPKAGSNGWAIAPKHSASGKAMLLANPHLLWSDLFLWYEAQLTAPGMNAYGATLVGIPVLAIAFNDNLGWTHTVNTHDGWDLYELKLADGGYLLDDKVRPFTTENFLLKVKQKNGSLVEQPLLVKSSVQGAVVQEKEGKALALRVVGLDRPGVLEQWWDMAASQNLDQFQRILQRLQLPMFTVMYADREGHIMHLFNGLVPIRQQGDFQYWQGLIPGDTSKTLWTKMHPYQDLPRVIDPPSGWLQNANDPPWTTTFPVAIKADDYPAYMAPRGEMDFRAQSSAKMLAEDNQISFAEMIKYKHSTNMELAERILDDLIPAAQKSGNELTRRAANILAAWDRNADADSRGAVLFSFWWQEMSKGEIFSIPWSEKSPRTTPDGLKDPDSAAKALQIAATKVEKAYGKLNVAWGEVFRLHSGNLDLPANGGDGDQGIFRTLYFAPAKDERFQAVAGDSYVAAIEFSQPIKAMALLSYGNATQPGSPHITDQLPLFARKQLRPIWRTRPEILANLEERKTF